The Leguminivora glycinivorella isolate SPB_JAAS2020 chromosome 7, LegGlyc_1.1, whole genome shotgun sequence genomic interval ccaggaacgCGGCTTAACAGATAAgggtcccccacatctagcgtctcgcgagcgtcgcgtcgggccaactgtatgggcagacgccgcgtcgacgcggcgtctttttccatacagttggcccgacgcgacgctcgcgagacgctagatgtggggggaccctaagggGGCCGGTCGTCAGAATCACCTTATATCACAAGAAGTTAAAAACATGAAGTTAAATAATTGAGCATTCGTCGTCAGGAGCCAAAAAAACCAAAAATATCTACAATCTACATCagtactatataatatatactttatttatatttaccatCTTCTGTGTTGGCTTCGTCGTTACGGTAACGTATTGTCTCTTCTCGGAATTTTTTGATCGCAGTTCTGAAGGTCGATCCTTGGTCGCAAACTAGTCCTAAAGGTATAAGTCCTGTTTGAGCCACTTCTGCCACGATTTGCTTTAAGATTTCCTGCATCTCGTTTGTAGATGTTGTTCCTTCGCAGAAGTAATATGATATGCACTGCCGCCATGAAGAACATATGCCTCTTATCATAAATACAAGGGCATGATCACAAAACTTCATTTTTCTTTCACCAGCGACATCCACAAATCCATGAATTAGATCATTACTTTCATTGTATGTTAAGTACGGTGTCAGAGCAATTTCGTCAAATACTATTGAGCATAACTTTTGCTGTTGTCCCCAGTTTTTCACGGTATTTCGGATGTGAGAAAATAACTGTCGGTTAATTCCTGGTTTGATTATTACTTTTTCAGATAGTCTGTGTAAAGTCCTCTTAGTGGGCAAAGCAAACATTGTTTCCAAAAGTTTGTACGCCTTTGGGCTTTGCTTCATCAGCAATAGAGCCATACGCTTTTCTTCCATCGTGAACGTTCGGGACATTTTGTTTTTGCGACACAGTTTCAATTgcattagcagaaacgtctgtgcCTGTTTGTTAAGTAGGTCGAAATTCTTAAACAATTGCTCGTTACCTCCATATGATTTAGCTTGTGAAAGTCTTTCTCCGCCAGTGTCACCCATACATGATTTCGTAATACTTATCATGTCGTTGACGAATTTTCTTCCCTTTGAACTTAATTTCTTCATAACAGaacctgtaataaaaaaaaatagatatgaTTATACGGATGATACCGACATTGTATTCCATGACAACTCCTGGGCCACAAATTCACAAATTTAGCAGGGAAgggctaaataaaaaaaaaaactatattaacCAAGAGAATTTGTTTAAAATACAGTATGCAATTAATCGACGACCCCCACACTAGGCTAAGCCTGTATCGTGGAAGTCAGCTACATGCGTGGTTTGACCAGATAACAGCAgcttaagtaaaaataaatactaagtGCATGCAAACTtacaaatataagtacctattacaattaatataaaatataacgttAAACAAGATCACGACAAGATAAAGTCACGATCAAGATAACGACAAACAATGACAAGATCAAATGAAAAACAGAGGGTTCCGTAACTAGTGATTTAGGTAGAGagagagtgtgtgtgtgtgtgagaaTATGtatggtgtgtgtgtgtgtgtgtgtgtgtgtgtgtgtgtgtgtgtgtgtgtgtgtgtgtgtgtgtgtgtgtgtgtgtgtgtgtgcgagGGACTTATtgtgaaaaatgtttattgtcTAAGACAGCATATTTTCTCAAAATCTTCGTAAGTTAAAGGCAGTAGGAATTTACGTAATAAGGATTTAGCTTTTTAGGAAGAGGGCAGCGTTTAATGTCACATCGTTTCAGCACAGCGTTATAAATATAAggaaaaataaatgatttaaagcGTCTAGCGAACCTACTACGGACTCGAGGTACAGATGTTCTGAATATAGGTTGGTTTAGCATGCTAGGGTAGGATGAGCAGTTTATTATCCGGCTATGCATGTAAACGGCAACTCGCATGATAAAAAGTCTACGGACACTGAGAACTCCAGCCTCTCTGAAAAGGCTCTCTGTTGAAAATTGTCTCGGTTTGCGCAAGGATACCTTTAACACCGCTCTTTGAGCTCTTTCCAGAGTAATCAGGTTGGTTACGAATTTAAACCGAAACGAATTTAAACATTTCTCTGCTAATTTTGGGCAGGGTCTTGAAGGCCGGGCCTGAATGGCTAATGCTGACCCTGAACATCACCAATACAAACTTCCTCTGATTTCACACAAAACCAATATATAGCTATCCATGCCGTAATCGGCAACTGCGACCTACTAGCTACTTACGTTACGAGCGTGTGCTCGGATATGGCTTGCAAAGCCGAACTTGGTCTTGAAAACTCCGTCACACGTGGGGCTAAAACCAATATACAATATACCTACATGGCAGACATCCTTGAGTTCCATGACTcgagaacaaatatctgtgtacatcacacaaataaatgtccttaccagTCATcataatatagtacattacatcagaggccgggaaaatgaggatttccggccaagtgggatagggatacgaggccgggaatccgttttcacgccgaggcatgtatagtgcttttctcaaacatacaatgaaataaaaaaaaatgctctaaaggataatatataaaatattttattaaaaaaaagttactttgcagggctaggcctaaaaaataatatgaaatccctttacagtcctctcgagttgttgcgcccaaaaagcgatacttcccagcccattttaaggaacgtaaagacaatatttcattgcatgtttgcagtttcatgtgctctgcctacccctttatgggatacaggcgtgactgtatgtatgtatgtatgtttgagaaaaataaatatatgtacctgTATTACGTTTCCGTGTTGATTTCTTCTGTTGCAATGATTGAGCTGATGTTGGTTCAATTTCTGAAACAGAACAAACGACATAAAAATTAAATCCAAGTCGGTAACCATTTATTgcaacagacataaacaaaaataaataggtaaaaaaaaactttatcggGTCCCTATTATTTCTCATACatgtatttaattaattgtaCACTATACTTGAGAGAGAGTGAGAGAGATGACAATTAAATGGTATTCATTCATGGACTTGTATGGTGCTCTAATAGTTTTGTAAAAAATCTTTAATTCTATCATGTGATTTGATGTGATGACTAGaacaaaatgaaataattagaagtaaattttttttgggtatagaacattttaattttatgcgtGTTTTACTGAAAAGCTTATTtggacataattatgtatattatgtacatatatcgttgtctgaatacccacaTCACAGGCCTgtagcttaccgtggggctcagtcaatctgtgtatggATGTCGtatacttaatattttttttattttttttgaaacAAACCTGTTAGTTCCGAGACTTCCGAGGAAACATCAAGAACAGTGCCATCAATCACTTTTGGTAATGATGATGAGTCTTTGTCTACTGCTACACCATCTGAAAGCGTAATGgcgaaatgttaaaaaaacaatCACATATGTATACGTATATTATAATACACGTATAATTTAGTGATGCTTCTTCTAGATCATTTTCTTCCTTGCGTcgttccggcatttgccacctttgacaactaatcccaagatttggggAAGGCATTacttttacaaaagcgactgccatctgaccttccaacccgaagggttacGTGCCTTACAGggtttattgggattagtccggtttcctcacgatgttttctttcatcGAAAAGCGACCTAGCGAGCTACCTATACCaagacataataatatatagcaTTTACACAACATGCTACACAAGCCACTGAAAACCTCAGAGActccaacagatttttattatttagaattaGTCTAGAGAATTTATTCTTAAATCTGTATATTATTTCCAAAgatattgctgtttcttttattttactacttctAGTTGATTAGTAACTATACGTTAAATGATCACGTATGTGTGACGTGTTAGTGTTTCATCATGGTCCACACAGATTACTAGCAAttcgtaatccttattacaaagATATAAGCTTTAGGTATCTTATAAATTGTCAGTCATACAAACTGGGCTGGAGCCTGGAACAAAAGTCGATAAGGCGATAGTTTGTTacaaattataagaaaaacagcccttattgcctgaattACGGTAGTGACATTAGCAACTGacattcactttttaataataggAACTGCAATGTCGTATTTTTGCCAtgctaaattgaaccttatcactgagtcAGATGAGCTAACTATTGACAATTCaatctttaataaaaataacagcCAGTATTAAATAGTACCAAGTAGATACCTATGCAATCCTATATCATATCAATGATACagtagtacatacatacatacagtcacgcctgtatcccataaaggggtaggcagagcacatgaaactactaaagcttcagtgccactcttggcaaataaggggttgaaagaaaacgaagctgtggcattgcagtgacaggttgccagcctctcgcctatgccacaatctaacccatatcccacagtcgccttctacgacacccacgggaagaaagggggtggtgaaattcttaacccgtcaccacacaggttacAGTAGTAACTGTCGCGTTTGTAACTTATAGACCGGGcacacaataaataaaaaataaatacaaaaaacaacCTGCATTTAAAATAtagcctaatcgattcaactcTTGATTCTAAacactgttttcaggttttcagTGGATGGTGTAGCACGTTGTAGTATAAAaatcttaataaaataaataaaaataatttatttcggACCACAAAATCCATACATTAATTTATGTGAAAAAGTGAATgagtttaaaaatagactagacaagcaCATCACATCTACATAATGTACATCTACACATGTCATAATGATGactggatacaggctatatcagttttattaactgcctgcctgcttattaaataataataatatatcttaaactgaccaactattataatatgtactcgtttttagggttccgtagtcaactaggaacccttatagtttcgccatgtctgtctgtccgtccgtccgtccgcggataacgtcagtgacggttagcactagaaagctgaaatttggtaccaatatgtatatcaatcacgccgacaaagtgcaaaactaaaaagtggaaaaaaatgtttagttagggtacccccgctacatgtaaagtggggactgattttttttttcattccgaccccaacgtgtgatatattgttggataggtgtttaaaaatgaataaggatttactaaaatcgttttctgagaatattaatattttcggaaatatagATTATACtatacttttgaaccatatgtttaaaaaatatgaaaaaaatcacaaaagtagaactttataaatactttccagtaaaattgttttgaacatgataggtttggtagtttttgagaaaaatacggaaaactacgaaaccctacactgagcgtggcccgacacgctctggGCCGGTTTTATTTGATGAAACATTTCCTACAAGTACCTTTACTTTGTGGGACGGAGGCCACAGTGTCAGAATGTGAGGAAGTTGGTGGGAAAACGGCTTCTGCAGTGAGTTTTGGCAATGACGATGGACCTTCATCTACTGCTGTCACATCTGAAAGAGTAAAAGCGGAATGTTAGCCAATAATGATACctacataagtacataaataattCTCAAGATGGATGGAAATTGATGTAGTCGATCTGTTatgcataaaataaaataaaaagtcataATGGCAAATTAATATATGAAGACATTCTCAGTGGACCATAAGAATGGCTAGATAGATGGCCAAGCGCGTaacaaaaatttataatttatatgcaTGGGGTCAAGTTTTACTTTGTAGACACTTTGTGTCTACAGTAATTGGATTAGGTATTCATGGACTTGTATGGTGCTCtaatgtttttgtaaaaaatcttTAGTTAAAGTCTAATGTGATTTGATATCATGACTAGAACAAAATCAAAcaattagaagtattttttttgggCAAAGAACATTTAAATTTTATGCGTGTTTTATTGAAAATCATATTCGGACAtaagtatattatgtatattgttgtctgagtacccacatcacaGGCCTGTAGCTTACCGtgtaccgtggggctcagtcaatctgtgtaaggatgtcttataatatttattttattttttgaaacaAACCTGTTAGTTCCGAGACTTCCGAGGAAACATCAAGAACAGTGCCATCAATCACTTTTGGTAATGATGATGAGTCTTTGTCTACTGCTACACCATCTGAAAGCGTAATGgcgaaatgttaaaaaaacaatCACATATGTATACGTATATTATAATATTCCGTCGTcgttccggcatttgccacctttgacaactaatcccaagatttggggAAGGCATTacttttacaaaagcgactgccatctgacctgccTGCCTTACAGGgattattgggattagtccggtttcctcacagtGTTTTATTTCATCGAAAAGCGACCTAGCGAGCTACCTATACCAAGACATATATAGCATTTATAGTATAGAaatcttaataaaataaataaaaaataaaataatttatttcggaccacaaaatccatacattaatttttgtttaaattaatttatgtgaaaatgtgaatcagtttaaaaatagacttATACTTTGTGGTGAagttaataaatacttttttcatttttcagaCTAGACAAGCACATCACATCTACATAATGTATGGTCAAAGAATTTGATTCTTTAGCAGTTGACGGTTGACTTGACATTTGACAGCTCTTAGCATAAGTATGTGTCAACCAAATTGACTTGAACCGCAAATTGCTAAACAATCAATTTCTTTAATAGTACATCTAAACATGTCATAATGATCACTGGATACAGACTATATCAGTtttttaactgcctgcctgcttattaaataataataatatattttaaactaACCAACTATTATCATACTCCTTTTTTGATGAAACATTTCCTGCAAGTACCTTTACTCTGTGGGACGGAGGCCACAGTGTCAGAATGTGAGGAAGTTGGTGGGAAAACGGCTTCTGCAGTGAGTTTTGGCAATGATGATGAACCTTCATCTACTGCTGTAACATCTGAAAGAGTAAAAGCGGAATTTTAGCTAGTAATGATACCTACATAAAGAATTCTTgcataaagtaaaataaaaaaccatAATGGCAAATTAATCTATGAAGACAATTAGTATAGTATTAGTATAGTGGTCAGTTATAGTATGCCTCATTTGTTCTgatcataaattaaaaacacttaaaaatatttgtgaaaattatatgatttttgccacttccaggctgcgacacagcgccatctagttttacaCATAAATGGCCCattacatttcaggggtacacttttttgtatgagaTTGTCAATCTTGGTATTTATCATCCTTGGTATTActatgaataatattaatacatacatacaatcacgcctgtatcccataaaggggtaggcagagcacatgaaactactaaagcttcagggccactcttggcaaataaggggttaaaagaaaacgaaacgaaataatattaataattccaAATTATGGTAGAAACTTAGTCAAACTACTATACCTTTACTTAGTGGGGCAGAGTTCTCAATTTGAGAATATGAACATGATGGATGTTCATGGAAGTCTTCACCTGAAATtgttaaatgtaatatttattaacgCATTACGGACATAACTTTATTCTTATGTtctttcataaataaatatcctaACTTCAAAGCAAATAAAGATTTGCAAAAAGTTTTGTCAACAAATAGCATTCTTTTTAAAATTTGGATTTGAATACAGGATCATCCTCGTCAAACAACTATCCTGTATTTTTATTAGGCTTCAACCTAACTCAATACCAACTTACCTAATCTACTATTGCAATATAATTATTGAGAGTTTGAGACAAACAAGACTAGAAATaagtacaaaaacacatacccGGCCTCCCAATGACCATATTTTGTTCCATCATATCCTCGTCATCGTcgtggtatttaaaataattgtggTCACTCAGTGCATGTCGGACTagaacaaaattacaattagataacttaattatattatatattataatccAAGTACCTAATGAAATCTTCACTTCAAATAATTTATCtcacaaaaaaatcaaaaaatgtgattttagtatGCTAACAGGAAAttcaaatatatattataattatatactcgtgtatatatataaaatggTACCAGAATTAGaatttactataaaaaaaaagaggTAGAGTAAATAACGCACGTGGTATTTAACAACTATTCATTCATATATAAATCATAAGGTACTCACCGGTTCCAACTGGTGCCAGGGGTTCGCcgtgttttatttcgtcatcagTAAATAAGCAAGGATACGAAAACCGAATCCTCTTG includes:
- the LOC125228064 gene encoding uncharacterized protein LOC125228064, translating into MMEQNMVIGRPGEDFHEHPSCSYSQIENSAPLSKDVTAVDEGSSSLPKLTAEAVFPPTSSHSDTVASVPQSKDGVAVDKDSSSLPKVIDGTVLDVSSEVSELTDVTAVDEGPSSLPKLTAEAVFPPTSSHSDTVASVPQSKDGVAVDKDSSSLPKVIDGTVLDVSSEVSELTEIEPTSAQSLQQKKSTRKRNTGSVMKKLSSKGRKFVNDMISITKSCMGDTGGERLSQAKSYGGNEQLFKNFDLLNKQAQTFLLMQLKLCRKNKMSRTFTMEEKRMALLLMKQSPKAYKLLETMFALPTKRTLHRLSEKVIIKPGINRQLFSHIRNTVKNWGQQQKLCSIVFDEIALTPYLTYNESNDLIHGFVDVAGERKMKFCDHALVFMIRGICSSWRQCISYYFCEGTTSTNEMQEILKQIVAEVAQTGLIPLGLVCDQGSTFRTAIKKFREETIRYRNDEANTEDDGIVHIAGHHLSVFYDPPHLLKGLRNNFLNKNIIWEGKRASWKDIQYIYDIDSRLGHTRALPKLTAHHVDPDKIKKMKVSVAAQVFSSRTAAMLNYTAALNKLHNPDSSDTVPWKRQQSSLNFLTRCLTASTAPLEAQLKETEESSLSK